GTTGAGGTAGAGAGAGGCATGAGAGATCTTATTCCAAAGCGTCATCGTCGCCACCACCTCGTCAATGACACCAGAAACCAAATACTACGAGAAACATTGGAACAAACCTAGATCTACAAAGCGAACCCCCGCCCGGAGAAGCTGGGCCCGCCAAACTTCCCCAGCCTGCGCGGCTTCGACGTGGTGGACGCGGCCAAGGCGGCTCTCGAGAAGGCCTGCTCGGGAGTCGTCTCCTGCGCCGACGTCGTCCAGTTCGCCGCCCGCGACGCAGTCTTCTTCCTCAGCGGCTCCAAGGTCTTTTATAGCCTCAAGGGGGGACGCTTCGACGGCAGCGTGTCCTTCGAGAATGAGACGCTCAGGTTCCTGCCGCCGCCGTTCTTCAACCTCTCCCAGCTCATCCAGAGCTTCAAGGTCAAAGGCATGAGCGTTGACGACCTCGTCGTACTCTCCGGCGCCCACACCATCGGCCACTCCCACTGCTCCTCCTTCTCCGACCGCATCTCCACGCCGCCCTCCGACATGAACCCTCGCCTCGCCACCGTACTCAAGAAGCAGTGCCCGGCCCACCCCAACTTCACCAACGACCCCACGGTGGTGCAGGACGTCGTCACCCCCAACACGCTGGACAACCAGTACTACAAGAACGCGTTAAATCACAACGTGCTATTCATCTCCGACGCGGCCCTTCTCAACTCGACGGAGACGGCGAAGAAGGTGATCGAGAACGCTTTCATCCGTGGAAGGTGGGAGAGGAAGTTCGCCAAGGCGATGGTGAAGATGTCGCTCCTCGACATCAAGACTGCCGCCAACGGAGAGATCCGGAAGAACTGCCACGTGGTCAACTAGCGTTAGATTTGTTTCCTCGTCATAAGTACAAGTGCTTTGTTTGATTTGATTCTTCGTTGCATCTAGATATATGTCTGGTTGGTTTTTTGGTATTGAGTTGGCATAAGATATGATGTGCTCGATTAGAGATCAGAtgattcaataaattaattaagttCCTAGTTCTTTTTTGGCTGAACCTCAATGCTCCATTTTTTAGACTGAATTGTGATCAATGGGCTGAttttacaaataatgcaaactaaTGACACCTGATACATGTGGTAAACCTCAGAGGTCAATTGCGTATACATGCCTGTGGCAGTAATAATATAGTAGCCCACTCTTTTCTTTTGAACGGTAATGGCAAGTGTTCTGCCTTTTCATTGGATCGGAGTAAGAAAAAGAGTGCAACTACAAAGCCTCGAAAAAGTTGCTATGATCTGTGAGCTATGGAAAAGTTGATGTTTTTTTACAACGACACTTAAAAGAGTATCCCATATCTGATATATATTGGGGAAAACAAAGACTGATACAGAACCTGGATAATAAGACATAAAATGACCTCTAAAAATAAGAGTACATAATAAAAACaaattggtcttcttcttcgtaTGATCATCCACCGCTTGCCGGAGCTCGAAAATCGCACTAAATAGATGGTAAGTAAATGGAACACTTGCAAACAACCTCGCCAAATATGGCTTTGAAGACCGCAAAAGCCACTCACTGCTGACAACGAGATCTACTACCCACTGAATGAATATCGGCTGTAGGAACCTCCAAGGAACACATGCTTGCAATTCTTCACCATCAGAACAGATTGTTGAAAATACCAGACCTTGTTGTCGAACATATCAAAAGAAGATGTCGAGATCATCCCATTGAAAGTCATAGCCAACTGCTTCCTAAGATAAACACACCAATTGTCAAGATATGAAGAGCAACAGATCTGACAAACTATGCTCTCACTAGCCCTTCGCCGATGCTAGATCGAATGTCGTTGAGGTAGAGAGAGGCATGAGAGATCTTATTCCAAAGCGTCATCGTCGCCACCACCTCGTCAATGACACCAGAAACCAAATACTACGAGAAACATTGGAACAAACCTAGATCTACAAAGCGAACCCCCGCCCGGAGAAGCTGGGCCCGCCAAACTTCCCCAGCCTGCGCGGCTTCGACGTGGTGGACGCGGCCAAGGCGGCTCTCGAGAAGGCCTGCTCGGGAGTCGTCTCCTGCGCCGACGTCGTCCAGTTCGCCGCCCGCGACGCAGTCTTCTTCCTCAGCGGCTCCAAGGTCTTTTATAGCCTCAAGGGGGGACGCTTCGACGGCAGCGTGTCCTTCGAGAATGAGACGCTCAGGTTCCTGCCGCCGCCGTTCTTCAACCTCTCCCAGCTCATCCAGAGCTTCAAGGTCAAAGGCATGAGCGTTGACGACCTCGTCGTACTCTCCGGCGCCCACACCATCGGCCACTCCCACTGCTCCTCCTTCTCCGACCGCATCTCCACGCCGCCCTCCGACATGAACCCTCGCCTCGCCACCGTACTCAAGAAGCAGTGCCCGGCCCACCCCAACTTCACCAACGACCCCACGGTGGTGCAGGACGTCGTCACCCCCAACACGCTGGACAACCAGTACTACAAGAACGCGTTAAATCACAACGTGCTATTCATCTCCGACGCGGCCCTTCTCAACTCGACGGAGACGGCGAAGAAGGTGATCGAGAACGCTTTCATCCGTGGAAGGTGGGAGAGGAAGTTCGCCAAGGCGATGGTGAAGATGTCGCTCCTCGACATCAAGACTGCCGCCAACGGAGAGATCCGGAAGAACTGCCACGTGGTCAACTAGCGTTAGATTTGTTTCCTCGTCATAAGTACAAGTGCTTTGTTTGATTTGATTCTTCGTTGCATCTAGATATATGTCTGGTTGGTTTTTTGGTATTGAGTTGGCATAAGATATGATGTGCTCGATTAGAGATCAGAtgattcaataaattaattaagttCCTAGTTCTTTTTTGGCTGAACCTCAATGCTCCATTTTTTAGACTGAATTGTGATCAATGGGCTGAttttacaaataatgcaaactaaTGACACCTGATACATGTGGTAAACCTCAGAGGTCAATTGCGTATACATGCCTGTGGCAGTAATAATATAGTAGCCCACTCTTTTCTTTTGAACGGTAATGGCAAGTGTTCTGCCTTTTCATTGGATCGGAGTAAGAAAAAGAGTGCAACTACAAAGCCTCGAAAAAGTTGCTATGATCTGTGAGCTATGGAAAAGTTGATGTTTTTTTACAACGACACTTAAAAGAGTATCCCATATCTGATATATATTGGGGAAAACAAAGACTGATACAGAACCTGGATAATAAGACATAAAATGACCTCTAAAAATAAGAGTACATAATAAAAACaaattggtcttcttcttcgtaTGATCATCCACCGCTTGCCGGAGCTCGAAAATCGCACTAAATAGATGGTAAGTAAATGGAACACTTGCAAACAACCTCGCCAAATATGGCTTTGAAGACCGCAAAAGCCACTCACTGCTGACAACGAGATCTACTACCCACTGAATGAATATCGGCTGTAGGAACCTCCAAGGAACACATGCTTGCAATTCTTCACCATCAGAACAGATTGTTGAAAATACCAGACCTTGTTGTCGAACATATCAAAAGAAGATGTCGAGATCATCCCATTGAAAGTCATAGCCAACTGCTTCCTAAGATAAACACACCAATTGTCAAGATATGAAGAGCAACAGATCTGACAAACTATGCTCTCACTAGCCCTTCGCCGATGCTAGATCGAATGTCGTTGAGGTAGAGAGAGGCATGAGAGATCTTATTCCAAAGCGTCATCGTCGCCACCACCTCGTCAATGACACCAGAAACAAAATACTACGAGAAACATTGGAACAAACCTAGATCTACAAAGCGAACCCCCGCCCGGAGAAGCTGGGCCCGCCAAACTTCCCCAGCCTGCGCGGCTTCGACGTGGTGGACGCGGCCAAGGCGGCTCTCGAGAAGGCCTGCTCGGGAGTCGTCTCCTGCGCCGACGTCGTCCAGTTCGCCGCCCGCGACGCAGTCTTCTTCCTCAGCGGCTCCAAGGTCTTTTATAGCCTCAAGGGGGGACGCTTCGACGGCAGCGTGTCCTTCGAGAATGAGACGCTCAGGTTCCTGCCGCCGCCGTTCTTCAACCTCTCCCAGCTCATCCAGAGCTTCAAGGTCAAAGGCATGAGCGTTGACGACCTCGTCGTACTCTCCGGCGCCTACACCATCGGCCACTCCCACTGCTCCTCCTTCTCCGACCGCATCTCCACGCCGCCCTCCGACATGAACCCTCGCCTCGCCACCGTACTCAAGAAGCAGTGCCCGGCCCACCCCAACTTCACCAACGACCCCACGGTGGTGCAGGACGTCGTCACCCCCCAACACGCTGGACAACCAGTACTACAAGAACGCGTTAAATCACAACGTGCTATTCATCTCCGACGCGGCCCTTCTCAACTCGACGGAGACGGCGAAGAAGGTGATCGAGAACGCTTTCATCCGTGGAAGGTGGGAGAGGAAGTTCGCCAAGGCGATGGTGAAGATGTCGCTCCTCGACATCAAGACTGCCGCCAACGGAGAGATCCGGAAGAACTGCCACGTGGTCAACTAGCGTTAGATTTGTTTCCTCGTCATAAGTACAAGTGCTTTGTTTGATTTGATTCTTCGTTGCATCTAGATATATGTCTGGTTGGTTTTTTGGTATTGAGTTGGCATAAGATATGATGTGCTCGATTAGAGATCAGAtgattcaataaattaattatgtTCCTAGTTCTTTTTTGGCTGAACCTCAATGCTCCATTTTTTAGACTGAATTGTGATCAATGGGCTGAttttacaaataatgcaaactaaTGACACCTGATACATGTGGTAAACCTCAGAGGTCAATTGCATATACATGCCTGTGGCAGTAATAATATAGTAGCCCACTCTTTTCTTTTGAACGGTAATGGCAAGTGTTCTGCCTTTTCATTGGATCGGAGTAAGAAAAAGAGTGCAACTACAAAGCCTCGAAAAAGTTGCTATGATCTGTGAGCTATGGAAAAGTTGATGTTTTTTTACAACGACACTTAAAAGAGTATCCCATATCTGATATATATTGGGGAAAACAAAGACTGATACAGAACCTGGATAATAAGACATAAAATGACCTCTAAAAATAAGAGTACATAATAAAAACaaattggtcttcttcttcgtaTGATCATCCACCGCTTGCCGGAGCTCGAAAATCGCACTAAATAGATGGTAAGTAAATGGAACACTTGCAAACAACCTCGCCAAATATGGCTTTGAAGACCGCAAAAGCCACTCACTGCTGACAACGAGATCTACTACCCACTGAATGAATATCGGCTGTAGGAACCTCCAAGGAACACATGCTTGCAATTCTTCACCATCAGAACAGATTGTTGAAAATACCAGACCTTGTTGTCGAACATATCAAAAGAAGATGTCGAGATCATCCCATTGAAAGTCATAGCCAACTGCTTCCTAAGATAAACACACCAATTGTCAAGATATGAAGAGCAACAGATCTGACAAACTATGCTCTCACTAGCCCTTCGCCGATGCTAGATCGAATGTCGTTGAGGTAGAGAGAGGCATGAGAGATCTTATTCCAAAGCGTCATCGTCGCCACCACCTCGTCAATGACACCAGAAACCAAATACTACGAGAAACATTGGAACAAACCTAGATCTACAAAGCGAACCCCCGCCCAGAGAAGCTGGGCCCGCCAAACTTCCCCAGCCTGCGCGGCTTCGACGTGGTGGACGCGGCCAAGGCGGCTCTCGAGAAGGCCTGCTCGGGAGTCGTCTCCTGCGCCGACGTCGTCCAGTTCGCCGCCCGCGACGCAGTCTTCTTCCTCAGCGGCTCCAAGGTCTTTTATAGCCTCAAGGGGGGACGCTTCGACGGCAGCGTGTCCTTCGAGAATGAGACGCTCAGGTTCCTGCCGCCGCCGTTCTTCAACCTCTCCCAGCTCATCCAGAGCTTCAAGGTCAAAGGCATGAGCGTTGACGACCTCGTCGTACTCTCCGGCGCCCACACCATCGGCCACTCCCACTGCTCCTCCTTCTCCGACCGCATCTCCACGCCGCCCTCCGACATGAACCCTCGCCTCGCCACCGTACTCAAGAAGCAGTGCCCGGCCCACCCCAACTTCACCAACGACCCCACGGTGGTGCAGGACGTCGTCACCCCCAACACGCTGGACAACCAGTACTACAAGAACGCGTTAAATCACAACGTGCTATTCATCTCCGACGCGGCCCTTCTCAACTCGACGGAGACGGCGAAGAAGGTGATCGAGAACGCTTTCATCCGTGGAAGGTGGGAGAGGAAGTTCGCCAAGGCGATGGTGAAGATGTCGCTCCTCGACATCAAGACTGCCGCCAACGGAGAGATCCGGAAGAACTGCCACGTGGTCAACTAGCGTTAGATTTGTTTCCTCGTCATAAGTACAAGTGCTTTGTTTGATTTGATTCTTCGTTGCATCTAGATATATGTCTGGTTGGTTTTTTGGTATTGAGTTGGCATAAGATATGATGTGCTCGATTAGAGATCAGAtgattcaataaattaattaagttCCTAGTTCTTTTTTGGCTGAACCTCAATGCTCCATTTTTTAGACTGAATTGTGATCAATGGGCTGAttttacaaataatgcaaactaaTGACACCTGATACATGTGGTAAACCTCAGAGGTCAATTGCGTATACATGCCTGTGGCAGTAATAATATAGTAGCCCACTCTTTTCTTTTGAACGGTAATGGCAAGTGTTCTGCCTTTTCATTGGATCGGAGTAAGAAAAAGAGTGCAACTACAAAGCCTCGAAAAAGTTGCTATGATCTGTGAGCTATGGAAAAGTTGATGTTTTTTTACAACGACACTTAAAAGAGTATCCCATATCTGATATATATTGGGGAAAACAAAGACTGATACAGAACCTGGATAATAAGACATAAAATGACCTCTAAAAATAAGAGTACATAATAAAAACaaattggtcttcttcttcgtaTGATCATCCACCGCTTGCCGGAGCTCGAAAATCGCACTAAATAGATGGTAAGTAAATGGAACACTTGCAAACAACCTCGCCAAATATGGCTTTGAAGACCGCAAAAGCCACTCACTGCTGACAACGAGATCTACTACCCACTGAATGAATATCGGCTGTAGGAACCTCCAAGGAACACATGCTTGCAATTCTTCACCATCAGAACAGATTGTTGAAAATACCAGACCTTGTTGTCGAACATATCAAAAGAAGATGTCGAGATCATCCCATTGAAAGTCATAGCCAACTGCTTCCTAAGATAAACACACCAATTGTCAAGATATGAAGAGCAACAGATCTGACAAACTATGCTCTCACTAGCCCTTCGCCGATGCTAGATCGAATGTCGTTGAGGTAGAGAGAGGCATGAGAGATCTTATTCCAAAGCGTCATCGTCGCCACCACCTCGTCAATGACACCAGAAACCAAATACTACGAGAAACATTGGAACAAACCTAGATCTACAAAGCGAACCCCCGCCCGAAGAAGCTGGGCCCGCCAAACTTCCCCAGCCTGCGCGGCTTCGACGTGGTGGACGCGGCCAAGGCGGCGCTCGAGAAGGCCTGCTCGGGAGTCGTCTCCTGCGCCGACGTCGTCCAGTTCGCCGCCCGCGACGTAGTCTTCTTCCTCAGCGGCTCCAAGGTCTTCTATAGCCTCAAGGGGGGACGCTTCGACGGCAGCGTGTCCTTCGAGAATGAGACGCTCAGGTTCCTGCCGCCGCCGTTCTTCAACCTCTCCCAGCTCATCCAGAGCTTCAAGGTCAAAGGCATGAGCGTCGACGACCTCGTCGTACTCTCCGGCGCCCACACCATCGGCCACTCCCACTGCTCCTCCTTCTCCGACCGCATCTCCACGCCGCCCTCCGACATGAACCCTCGCCTCGCCACCGTACTCAAGAAGCAGTGCCCGGCCCACCCCAACTTCACCAACGACCCCACGGTGGTGCAGGACGTCGTCACCCCCAACACGCTGGACAACCAGTACTACAAGAACGCGTTAAATCACAACGTGCTATTCATCTCCGACGCGGCCCTTCTCAACTCGACGGAGACGGCGAAGAAGGTGATCGAGAACGCTTTCATCCGTGGAAGGTGGGAGAGGAAGTTTGCCAAGGCGATGGTGAAGATGTCGCTCCTCGACATCAAGACTGCCGCCAACGGAGAGATCCGGAAGAACTGCCACGTGGTCAACTAGCGTTAGATTTGTTTCCTCGT
Above is a genomic segment from Miscanthus floridulus cultivar M001 chromosome 3, ASM1932011v1, whole genome shotgun sequence containing:
- the LOC136544600 gene encoding peroxidase 2-like, whose protein sequence is MPVAIYKANPRPEKLGPPNFPSLRGFDVVDAAKAALEKACSGVVSCADVVQFAARDAVFFLSGSKVFYSLKGGRFDGSVSFENETLRFLPPPFFNLSQLIQSFKVKGMSVDDLVVLSGAHTIGHSHCSSFSDRISTPPSDMNPRLATVLKKQCPAHPNFTNDPTVVQDVVTPNTLDNQYYKNALNHNVLFISDAALLNSTETAKKVIENAFIRGRWERKFAKAMVKMSLLDIKTAANGEIRKNCHVVN
- the LOC136544601 gene encoding peroxidase 2-like, whose amino-acid sequence is MPVAIYKANPRPEKLGPPNFPSLRGFDVVDAAKAALEKACSGVVSCADVVQFAARDAVFFLSGSKVFYSLKGGRFDGSVSFENETLRFLPPPFFNLSQLIQSFKVKGMSVDDLVVLSGAHTIGHSHCSSFSDRISTPPSDMNPRLATVLKKQCPAHPNFTNDPTVVQDVVTPNTLDNQYYKNALNHNVLFISDAALLNSTETAKKVIENAFIRGRWERKFAKAMVKMSLLDIKTAANGEIRKNCHVVN
- the LOC136544604 gene encoding peroxidase 2-like; translated protein: MASVLPFHWIGIYKANPRPEKLGPPNFPSLRGFDVVDAAKAALEKACSGVVSCADVVQFAARDAVFFLSGSKVFYSLKGGRFDGSVSFENETLRFLPPPFFNLSQLIQSFKVKGMSVDDLVVLSGAHTIGHSHCSSFSDRISTPPSDMNPRLATVLKKQCPAHPNFTNDPTVVQDVVTPNTLDNQYYKNALNHNVLFISDAALLNSTETAKKVIENAFIRGRWERKFAKAMVKMSLLDIKTAANGEIRKNCHVVN
- the LOC136544605 gene encoding peroxidase 2-like yields the protein MPVAIYKANPRPKKLGPPNFPSLRGFDVVDAAKAALEKACSGVVSCADVVQFAARDVVFFLSGSKVFYSLKGGRFDGSVSFENETLRFLPPPFFNLSQLIQSFKVKGMSVDDLVVLSGAHTIGHSHCSSFSDRISTPPSDMNPRLATVLKKQCPAHPNFTNDPTVVQDVVTPNTLDNQYYKNALNHNVLFISDAALLNSTETAKKVIENAFIRGRWERKFAKAMVKMSLLDIKTAANGEIRKNCHVVN